From a region of the Nonlabens dokdonensis DSW-6 genome:
- the sov gene encoding T9SS outer membrane translocon Sov/SprA, protein MKYHTTNLRFVAFILCLLVSAFAKAQEPSETAQDTLTGVRLGTLRLPDPPSITTLYKYDANLDRYVYSSTFNGYNIDFPFILTREQYLDLVLKQQMHDYFKEKAAAIAGKSKEDKEKQKDLLPNFYVNSDLFESIFGGTEIDIDPQGSVEVDLGLLFNRSDNPSFSPRNRQNLTFDFNQRINLSLVGKVGTRLQVNANYDTQSTFNFQNQIKLDYTPTEDDILQSIEVGNVAMPLNSQLIRGAQSLFGIKTELQFGKTRITAVFSEQQSESRTVQAAGGATVNDFDFFSLDYDENRHYFLSHYFRDNYDTSLQDFPFIRNNIQITRAEVWITNRGNRTQDVRNLVAIQDIGESEVENIGLDTRPSGFINVPAGSFPDNENNDFNPEGISGGAQTLLNSQIRDIATAQQGFGGATVNEGFDYVTLENARKLTPQEYTLNTQLGYISLRQRLNNDEVLAVAFQYTVGGQVFQVGEFANDGVVATDVIASPNPNQPPVSNQSLVVKLLKSNLTNVSEPIWDLMMKNIYNLGGFQLTPEDFRLNIFYQYPPELNYITAAEGTMANPAVALPDDVDQTTLIRVFNLDRLNQQGDPQPQGDGFFDYVPGLTIDQENGRIIFTTVEPFGSHIFNKLDNTPGADYNNPSTYNANQAQYVYRDMYRTTKAQALQSADKNKYLIKGEYKSTGQEGIPIGGFNVPRGSVTVTAGGRTLQEGIDYTVDYQLGRVIILDQALLNSNTPIQVSTENNSVFNQQTKRFTGVNVEHKFSEDFILGGTFLNLKERPITQKSTYGFEPINNTIMGMNFLYNTEVPFLTRLANKLPNVDTDVPSNLSLRGEIAYLFPGSPAGDNFGGQAAAYVDDFEGSQTTIDILTPFSWTLASTPVAFEGGGSAANPLAYNFSRAKMAWYSIDPIFYGNQRPAGITDDDVSDYRTRRVFVDELFPNVDLQQGQQQVINTLDMAYYPDERGQYNYNPQAAGTNILPNPADSWGGIMRQFSSTDFEQTNVEYIQFWIMDPFQYDPTNNGGTISINLGSISEDILKDNRKQFENGLPEDGGTDLTINTAFGKVPVNQSLVYAFDTQGAERDNQDIGLDGYSDNEELADFAAFGPIDPAGDNYEFFVAATGDIPMRYKNYNGTEGNSPTTVTQDNRGSTTLPDVEDINRDNTMNTIDSYYEYDIEIFPGMDVATSEYIFDTKEVQSTLPNGTTIDTRWVQFRVPLNDPNREEIGGIADFRAIRFMRMYLTDFEVDTFLRFGSLDLVRGDYRRFTDSLDEDDPIASDDPTTFEVEGVNIENNESRSPIPYRLPPGVEREELRTQNQNIRQNEQSLALRVCDLEPGDARAVFKNIRIDMRQYESLQMFTHAESLVNEMAIADGELEAFIRIGVDYTQNFYEIRLPLQPTAFGTDVREEIWPQANNFDIDLSLLQEIKARVLSDNTLNISTLNFFDQADLDPSSAGEENQQQYGIKGNPNFGDIRAMMIGVRNATSNNICGEVWFNEMRLAGLQNQGGYAAVVNMDANMADFASVSATGRRSTIGFGAIEQGPQERSRENLTQYDVTTNMSLGKLLPPKWGVSLPFSYSIAEETITPQFDPQFEDIELETRLDNAANDAERDAIREQSEDYTRRQSINLIGVRKERTGDSKPMPYDIENFTFSGSYNQTDQRNFEIENFQDQSINAGGTYNYAFPKLELEPFRESKWLSNKYLQFLKDVNFNPLPNNFTAGLNVIRQFNTQKFRDLQLDTNPVDLNGDGIPDAQNITLAPLTNRNFTMNHQYAINWDLTKSLQVNLSANNDRLIRSYVNEDDSINEDYTIWTDFFDEGIPNSHSQQLQLTYKLPFDKFPFLAFAKANYTYTSNFNWTRNQQQFLQLDGIPNLGNTIQNANTHRINGTLDLDKLYKYVGLEKKKFGAAANAVARSRSNARSRSRKPPTPEAGKDAENKPKVPKKNFGNQAYNTLIGIVTAVKRAQINYQETNGIFLPGYTPDIGFIGTLKPTSGFVFGSQAEVRDLAARRGWLTVFQDFNQQYTEVETRQLDFNFSVDLLKGLSLDILGDRRYQENYTENYRVDPDDLTYQSLTPNTFGNFNISNLMIGTAFQKSTIDGSPTFDTFRTNRLAVAERLATEFYGGNTFARDADGFPEGFSRNSQQVLLPAFLAAYEGRDIEKQDSNAFRDIPLPNWTLKYTGLMNLNWFKKRFRRFSINHGYRSSYTINQFQTNLDFAEGNGALSYQEQVGTNAVNQNGDFKSRNLYFNINLAEQFTPLIKVDFEMKNSVSIAAEYRKDRVVSLSFDNNLLTEINGNELILGLGYRIKDLRFKTNFGGRSRVIKSDLNLRLDGSIRDNVTIIRYLDLDNSQATAGQTIYGLKFTADYNLSQAFTAIFYYDHTFSEFAISTAFPQTTIRSGFTLRYTFGN, encoded by the coding sequence TTGAAATATCATACTACTAACTTAAGGTTTGTTGCCTTTATTTTATGCCTTTTGGTTTCCGCTTTCGCGAAAGCGCAAGAACCTTCTGAAACTGCACAAGACACACTTACTGGAGTAAGGTTAGGTACTTTACGATTACCAGATCCGCCTAGTATTACCACTTTATACAAATATGATGCAAATCTAGATCGTTACGTTTACTCTAGTACTTTTAACGGATACAATATTGATTTTCCTTTTATTCTTACTCGAGAACAATATCTAGATCTTGTTTTGAAGCAACAAATGCATGATTACTTTAAGGAAAAGGCGGCTGCCATTGCTGGTAAATCAAAAGAAGATAAAGAAAAACAGAAGGACTTACTTCCTAATTTTTATGTGAATTCAGATTTGTTTGAATCGATTTTTGGGGGAACAGAGATAGACATAGATCCTCAAGGTTCTGTAGAAGTCGATTTAGGACTGTTATTCAATAGATCTGATAACCCTAGTTTTTCTCCAAGAAACCGACAGAACTTAACCTTTGATTTCAATCAGCGTATCAATTTAAGTCTTGTGGGTAAAGTAGGTACAAGATTACAAGTTAATGCAAACTATGACACTCAAAGTACCTTTAATTTCCAAAATCAAATCAAGCTAGATTACACACCTACTGAAGATGATATTTTACAAAGTATTGAAGTAGGTAACGTTGCGATGCCTCTTAATTCCCAATTGATACGAGGTGCTCAAAGCTTATTCGGTATTAAAACTGAATTGCAATTTGGTAAAACTAGAATTACTGCTGTCTTTTCTGAGCAACAATCTGAATCCAGAACAGTTCAGGCTGCAGGTGGAGCTACGGTAAATGACTTTGATTTTTTCTCTTTAGATTATGATGAGAATCGCCACTATTTTCTTTCTCATTACTTTAGAGATAATTACGACACATCTTTACAAGATTTCCCATTTATAAGAAATAACATTCAGATTACTCGAGCTGAAGTATGGATCACTAACCGTGGTAATAGAACACAAGACGTGCGTAATCTTGTAGCAATTCAAGATATAGGTGAATCAGAAGTCGAAAATATAGGTCTTGATACGAGACCTAGTGGGTTTATAAATGTACCTGCTGGAAGTTTTCCAGATAACGAAAACAATGATTTTAACCCAGAAGGAATTAGTGGTGGTGCGCAAACTTTGCTCAATAGTCAGATAAGAGATATTGCTACAGCGCAGCAAGGATTTGGAGGTGCAACGGTAAATGAAGGTTTTGACTATGTTACTTTAGAGAATGCTAGAAAACTTACTCCTCAAGAATATACTTTAAACACGCAATTGGGATATATATCCTTGAGACAACGATTAAATAATGACGAGGTTCTTGCGGTTGCTTTTCAATATACAGTAGGTGGACAAGTATTTCAAGTAGGTGAATTTGCTAATGATGGAGTTGTTGCTACAGATGTAATAGCAAGTCCAAACCCTAATCAACCGCCAGTAAGTAATCAAAGTCTGGTAGTTAAATTACTTAAGAGTAACCTTACCAATGTAAGTGAGCCTATCTGGGATTTAATGATGAAGAATATTTATAATCTAGGAGGCTTTCAATTGACTCCCGAAGATTTTAGATTGAATATCTTTTATCAATATCCGCCAGAGTTGAATTATATCACCGCTGCTGAAGGTACGATGGCTAATCCAGCAGTTGCATTACCAGATGATGTAGATCAAACCACCTTAATACGTGTCTTTAATCTTGATAGATTGAATCAACAAGGAGATCCACAGCCGCAAGGTGATGGTTTTTTTGATTATGTTCCCGGACTTACGATCGATCAAGAAAATGGTAGGATTATATTTACTACGGTAGAACCTTTTGGAAGTCATATATTTAATAAACTAGACAATACTCCAGGAGCAGATTATAACAATCCATCCACTTATAATGCAAATCAAGCGCAGTACGTATATAGAGATATGTATCGTACGACAAAAGCGCAAGCACTACAGAGTGCAGATAAAAACAAATACCTCATTAAAGGAGAATACAAATCTACTGGGCAAGAAGGGATTCCCATAGGAGGTTTTAATGTTCCAAGAGGATCAGTTACAGTAACGGCTGGAGGAAGAACACTACAAGAGGGAATTGATTATACTGTAGACTATCAATTGGGTAGAGTAATCATTCTTGACCAGGCTTTATTAAATTCTAATACGCCGATTCAAGTTTCTACAGAAAACAATTCTGTTTTCAATCAGCAGACAAAACGTTTTACCGGCGTGAATGTAGAGCACAAATTCAGTGAAGATTTTATATTAGGAGGTACATTTCTTAACCTTAAAGAACGACCTATAACTCAAAAATCAACTTACGGTTTTGAGCCTATCAACAACACGATTATGGGAATGAACTTTCTGTACAATACAGAAGTTCCCTTTTTAACTAGACTAGCAAATAAATTACCTAACGTAGATACAGACGTACCTTCAAACCTATCATTAAGAGGTGAGATTGCTTATTTGTTTCCAGGATCTCCAGCGGGAGATAATTTTGGCGGTCAAGCAGCTGCTTATGTAGACGATTTTGAAGGGTCGCAAACCACAATTGATATACTGACGCCTTTCTCTTGGACATTGGCCAGTACGCCAGTCGCTTTTGAAGGTGGAGGAAGCGCAGCAAATCCATTGGCATACAATTTTAGTCGTGCAAAAATGGCTTGGTATTCCATCGACCCAATATTTTATGGCAATCAAAGACCTGCAGGAATAACAGATGATGATGTTTCTGATTACAGAACAAGAAGAGTATTTGTAGATGAATTGTTCCCTAATGTAGATTTACAACAAGGACAGCAGCAAGTCATCAATACGCTAGACATGGCCTATTATCCAGATGAGCGTGGACAGTATAATTACAACCCACAAGCTGCAGGAACAAATATTTTACCCAATCCGGCAGATAGTTGGGGTGGAATAATGCGACAATTTTCAAGTACAGATTTTGAGCAAACTAACGTAGAGTATATCCAGTTTTGGATCATGGATCCGTTTCAATACGATCCAACAAATAATGGTGGTACCATATCGATTAATTTAGGAAGTATTTCTGAGGATATTTTAAAAGATAACAGGAAACAATTTGAGAATGGGCTGCCGGAAGATGGCGGTACCGATCTAACTATAAATACAGCATTTGGAAAAGTTCCAGTTAATCAATCATTAGTTTATGCCTTTGATACTCAAGGAGCAGAACGCGATAATCAAGATATAGGTCTAGACGGTTATAGTGATAATGAAGAGCTTGCCGACTTTGCAGCTTTTGGACCGATAGATCCAGCTGGAGATAATTATGAATTTTTTGTTGCTGCAACAGGAGATATACCAATGAGGTATAAAAACTATAATGGGACAGAAGGTAACTCGCCTACCACAGTAACTCAAGATAATCGTGGTTCTACTACTTTGCCAGATGTAGAAGACATCAACCGTGATAATACAATGAATACGATAGATAGTTACTATGAGTATGATATTGAGATTTTCCCAGGAATGGATGTCGCAACTAGCGAGTACATATTTGATACCAAGGAAGTTCAAAGTACATTACCCAACGGTACAACTATCGATACCAGATGGGTGCAATTTAGAGTGCCATTAAATGATCCTAATCGGGAAGAAATAGGTGGTATTGCAGATTTTAGAGCCATTCGTTTTATGAGAATGTACCTAACAGACTTTGAAGTTGATACATTCTTGAGATTTGGTTCTCTTGATTTAGTTCGTGGAGATTACAGACGTTTTACAGATAGTTTAGATGAGGACGATCCTATAGCCTCCGATGATCCAACAACTTTTGAGGTAGAAGGTGTAAATATCGAAAATAATGAATCTAGATCTCCTATTCCTTATAGATTGCCGCCAGGAGTAGAACGTGAAGAACTAAGAACCCAAAATCAAAACATAAGACAGAACGAGCAATCTCTCGCTTTAAGAGTTTGTGATTTAGAACCAGGAGATGCGCGTGCGGTATTTAAAAATATAAGAATAGACATGCGTCAGTATGAATCGCTTCAAATGTTTACTCATGCAGAGTCTTTAGTGAATGAAATGGCTATTGCAGATGGTGAGTTAGAAGCTTTCATAAGAATAGGAGTTGATTACACTCAAAACTTTTATGAAATTAGGTTGCCTTTACAACCTACTGCCTTTGGAACAGATGTTAGAGAAGAAATCTGGCCGCAAGCAAACAATTTTGATATTGACCTTTCCTTACTTCAAGAAATAAAAGCGAGAGTTTTAAGTGATAATACTTTAAACATAAGCACTCTTAATTTCTTCGATCAAGCAGATTTAGACCCTAGTAGTGCAGGAGAAGAAAATCAACAACAGTACGGAATTAAAGGTAATCCCAACTTTGGAGACATCAGAGCCATGATGATAGGTGTGCGCAATGCAACCTCTAATAATATTTGTGGTGAAGTGTGGTTCAATGAAATGCGTCTAGCGGGATTACAAAATCAAGGTGGTTATGCAGCCGTAGTTAATATGGATGCAAACATGGCAGACTTTGCTAGTGTGAGCGCCACAGGTAGAAGAAGTACCATAGGTTTTGGAGCAATTGAGCAAGGTCCTCAAGAAAGAAGTAGAGAAAATCTAACTCAATACGACGTAACCACAAATATGAGCTTAGGGAAATTATTGCCTCCTAAATGGGGCGTTTCTCTACCATTCTCCTATAGTATTGCAGAGGAAACCATTACACCTCAATTTGATCCACAATTTGAAGACATAGAATTAGAAACACGACTGGACAATGCTGCAAACGATGCTGAGAGAGATGCGATAAGAGAACAGTCAGAAGATTACACAAGAAGGCAAAGTATCAATTTAATAGGCGTGCGTAAGGAGCGTACTGGAGATTCAAAACCGATGCCTTACGATATTGAGAACTTTACTTTTTCTGGCTCTTATAATCAGACAGACCAGCGCAACTTTGAGATAGAAAACTTTCAAGATCAGTCTATTAATGCTGGTGGAACTTATAATTATGCCTTTCCTAAGTTAGAGTTGGAGCCATTTAGGGAATCAAAGTGGTTAAGCAATAAGTATTTACAGTTTTTAAAGGATGTAAATTTTAATCCGCTTCCTAATAATTTTACTGCTGGATTGAATGTTATACGACAGTTCAACACGCAGAAGTTTCGAGACTTACAGTTGGATACCAATCCTGTAGATTTGAATGGTGATGGTATTCCAGATGCTCAAAACATTACACTTGCCCCACTTACAAATCGCAATTTTACTATGAATCATCAGTATGCGATTAACTGGGATCTTACTAAATCTCTTCAAGTTAATCTGTCGGCAAATAACGATCGATTGATACGCAGTTATGTGAATGAAGATGATTCTATTAATGAAGATTACACGATTTGGACTGACTTTTTTGATGAAGGGATTCCTAATTCTCACTCTCAACAATTACAGCTTACTTATAAATTACCTTTTGATAAGTTTCCTTTTCTCGCTTTCGCGAAAGCGAACTACACATACACATCTAACTTTAACTGGACTCGTAACCAGCAACAATTTTTACAGCTAGATGGCATACCGAATTTAGGTAACACGATACAAAATGCAAATACGCATCGTATCAATGGAACTCTGGATTTAGACAAATTATATAAATATGTTGGTCTTGAGAAAAAGAAATTTGGAGCTGCAGCAAATGCAGTTGCAAGGTCTAGAAGTAATGCAAGATCGAGAAGTAGAAAGCCACCTACTCCAGAGGCTGGAAAAGATGCAGAAAACAAGCCGAAGGTTCCTAAAAAGAACTTTGGGAATCAAGCATACAACACGTTAATAGGAATCGTAACTGCTGTAAAGAGAGCTCAAATAAATTATCAGGAAACAAACGGTATCTTTTTACCAGGTTATACTCCTGATATTGGATTCATCGGTACATTGAAGCCTACTTCAGGTTTTGTATTTGGTAGTCAGGCAGAAGTTCGTGATCTTGCTGCAAGACGTGGGTGGTTAACGGTCTTCCAAGACTTTAATCAACAGTATACTGAAGTAGAAACACGCCAGTTAGATTTTAATTTTAGTGTAGATTTATTAAAAGGATTATCTCTTGATATATTAGGTGATCGCCGTTATCAAGAGAACTATACAGAGAATTATAGAGTTGATCCAGATGATTTAACTTACCAGTCTTTGACGCCTAATACGTTTGGTAATTTCAACATTTCTAATTTGATGATAGGTACTGCTTTCCAGAAAAGTACTATAGATGGTTCTCCTACATTTGATACCTTTAGAACTAATCGACTCGCCGTTGCTGAAAGACTTGCTACCGAGTTTTATGGTGGCAATACATTTGCCAGAGATGCAGATGGTTTTCCAGAAGGATTCTCAAGAAATAGCCAGCAAGTATTATTACCAGCATTTCTTGCTGCTTATGAAGGTAGAGATATTGAGAAGCAAGATTCAAATGCCTTTAGGGACATACCACTTCCTAACTGGACGTTAAAGTATACTGGATTAATGAATTTGAACTGGTTTAAGAAACGTTTCAGAAGATTCTCTATCAATCATGGATACCGATCTAGTTATACGATCAATCAGTTTCAAACTAATCTTGATTTTGCCGAAGGTAATGGAGCGCTTTCTTATCAAGAACAGGTAGGTACAAATGCCGTGAACCAAAACGGAGATTTTAAGTCACGTAATCTATACTTTAATATAAATCTTGCAGAACAATTTACACCGTTGATCAAAGTAGATTTTGAAATGAAAAATTCAGTTTCGATAGCTGCAGAATATAGAAAAGATAGAGTGGTGTCTTTAAGTTTTGACAACAACCTTCTTACAGAGATAAATGGTAATGAGTTAATTTTAGGTCTAGGATACCGTATTAAAGATTTAAGGTTTAAAACAAATTTCGGTGGTAGAAGTCGTGTGATAAAGTCAGATTTAAACCTGAGATTAGATGGGTCTATAAGAGATAATGTAACCATTATTAGATATCTAGATCTCGATAATAGTCAAGCAACGGCAGGCCAAACTATTTATGGTCTTAAATTCACAGCAGATTATAATTTGAGTCAGGCATTTACAGCCATATTTTATTACGATCATACGTTCTCAGAGTTTGCTATTTCTACAGCTTTTCCTCAAACTACCATACGTAGTGGTTTTACTTTGAGATATACATTTGGAAACTAA
- the ruvA gene encoding Holliday junction branch migration protein RuvA yields MIAQLQGKLVEKNMTDVVIDCAGVGYLVEISLHTYSLIPEGELIKLYTYQLVREDAHRLFGFVEKTEREVFKLLLSVSGIGANTARTMLSSLEPNQIAQAIASGDARTIQSVKGIGAKGAQRVILDLKDKILQVLDNPELTVVASNTGREEALSALETLGYMRKQAQKVVDKILSSQPDATTEQLIKQALKQL; encoded by the coding sequence TGACGTAGTCATAGACTGCGCTGGTGTAGGTTATCTTGTAGAAATTTCCCTTCATACCTATTCCTTGATTCCAGAAGGTGAATTGATCAAATTATATACATATCAATTAGTTAGAGAGGACGCTCATAGATTATTTGGTTTTGTTGAAAAAACAGAACGCGAGGTGTTCAAATTACTACTCTCCGTATCTGGTATAGGAGCAAATACTGCAAGGACGATGCTTTCTAGTCTAGAACCTAATCAAATTGCACAAGCTATTGCATCTGGTGATGCAAGGACGATTCAAAGTGTAAAGGGAATAGGAGCAAAAGGAGCACAACGTGTTATACTGGACTTAAAAGATAAAATCTTACAAGTCCTCGATAATCCAGAATTAACAGTAGTAGCAAGCAATACTGGGCGAGAAGAAGCGTTATCTGCATTAGAAACATTAGGATATATGCGCAAGCAAGCCCAAAAAGTGGTAGACAAAATACTTTCTTCACAGCCCGATGCAACTACGGAACAACTTATAAAACAAGCACTTAAACAGTTATAA